A window of the Caldisericota bacterium genome harbors these coding sequences:
- a CDS encoding YbaB/EbfC family nucleoid-associated protein, with amino-acid sequence MRNMNELMKKAQELQRKMEEINKELEEIRVTGVAGGGVVKAVVSGKLGIVSIDISEEVIVRDDKEILEDMIVAAVKEAQGKAKKISQEKLAALGMPGNMPSFPN; translated from the coding sequence ATGAGAAACATGAATGAATTAATGAAGAAAGCTCAAGAATTACAAAGAAAAATGGAAGAAATTAATAAAGAACTGGAAGAAATCAGAGTAACCGGTGTTGCAGGTGGAGGAGTTGTAAAAGCAGTTGTTTCAGGTAAATTGGGAATTGTTTCTATAGATATTTCTGAAGAAGTGATTGTTAGAGATGATAAAGAAATACTCGAGGACATGATCGTTGCAGCAGTAAAGGAAGCGCAAGGGAAAGCAAAGAAAATTTCTCAGGAGAAATTGGCTGCACTTGGAATGCCTGGAAACATGCCAAGTTTTCCAAACTAA
- the recR gene encoding recombination mediator RecR: MSDFPNRIEDLIKEISSLPGIGPKSAERISLYILSKNKSEVEKFVSIIQKAKENMHLCPVCFNITDKERCSVCADSNRNHSVICVVEEVRDLFAIEKGKYYDGVFHVLHGRIDPMNHISPENLKMKELVKRVSEGEVKEIIIATNPNFNGDITALYIQRLLKPYDIRITRIATGLPKGTEIDFVDSVTLSMAMKDRKEI; the protein is encoded by the coding sequence ATGAGCGATTTTCCTAATAGAATTGAGGATCTTATTAAAGAAATTTCTTCTCTCCCAGGTATAGGTCCAAAGAGCGCAGAAAGAATATCTCTATATATTCTTAGTAAGAATAAGAGTGAAGTCGAAAAATTTGTAAGTATAATTCAAAAGGCAAAAGAAAACATGCATCTATGTCCTGTATGTTTTAATATTACGGATAAGGAAAGATGTAGCGTGTGTGCTGATTCTAACAGAAATCATTCTGTCATTTGTGTTGTGGAGGAAGTTAGAGATTTGTTTGCTATTGAAAAAGGAAAGTATTATGATGGAGTTTTCCATGTTCTTCATGGTAGAATTGATCCGATGAACCATATTTCTCCGGAAAACTTGAAAATGAAAGAGCTTGTTAAACGTGTTAGTGAAGGGGAAGTAAAAGAAATTATTATTGCAACAAATCCTAATTTTAATGGAGACATTACAGCACTTTATATTCAAAGACTTTTGAAACCTTATGACATTAGAATTACACGTATTGCTACTGGTCTTCCGAAGGGTACAGAAATTGATTTTGTTGATTCTGTGACATTATCAATGGCAATGAAAGATCGCAAAGAAATATAA
- the eno gene encoding phosphopyruvate hydratase — protein MSEIVSIFAREILDSRGNPTVETEVLLESGASGRAAVPSGASTGKYEAAELRDGGPKRFKGKGVLEAVENVNGSIATEVTGMFSENQAAIDKAMIELDGTENKARLGANAMLSVSMAVARATANEYEIPLYRYIGGIKEALLPVPQFNILNGGKHADSGLDIQEFLILPVGAFSFKEALRCGSEVYHTLKDILKKNNYSVGVGDEGGFAPHLKNGEEALKFIVRAIEEAGYKPGKNVYLGLDAAASSFYLKGKYMYEGKKWTAKKMIDYYEYLSNSYPLISIEDGLEEEDWNGWVELEKRLGKKIQLVGDDIYVTNPKRLQRGIELQASNSVLIKLNQIGTITETIQAIKLGESAGFTSVVSHRSGETADSFIADFAVGMNAGQLKSGAPCRIERVEKYNQLLRIEEELGSAAIYAGKSIFKKFSNLNK, from the coding sequence ATGAGTGAAATTGTTTCTATTTTTGCAAGAGAAATTTTAGATTCAAGAGGAAATCCAACTGTAGAAACAGAAGTGTTGCTTGAAAGTGGAGCTTCAGGACGAGCAGCAGTCCCGTCTGGTGCTTCGACTGGAAAGTATGAAGCTGCGGAATTACGAGACGGAGGACCTAAACGATTTAAGGGCAAAGGAGTATTGGAAGCGGTAGAAAATGTGAATGGCTCGATTGCCACAGAAGTAACCGGAATGTTTTCAGAAAATCAGGCAGCTATTGATAAAGCAATGATAGAGCTTGATGGCACAGAGAATAAAGCAAGACTTGGGGCAAATGCAATGCTTAGTGTTTCAATGGCAGTTGCTAGAGCAACAGCAAATGAATATGAGATTCCTCTGTACAGATATATTGGCGGAATCAAAGAAGCTCTTCTCCCTGTTCCACAATTTAATATTTTAAATGGAGGAAAACATGCTGATTCCGGATTGGATATACAAGAATTTTTGATTTTACCTGTTGGAGCTTTCAGTTTTAAAGAGGCGCTCCGATGTGGTTCGGAAGTGTATCATACTTTGAAAGATATCTTGAAAAAAAATAACTATAGTGTGGGAGTAGGAGATGAGGGAGGATTTGCTCCGCATTTAAAGAACGGTGAAGAGGCACTAAAATTTATTGTGAGAGCCATTGAAGAGGCTGGATATAAGCCAGGCAAAAATGTTTATTTAGGGTTGGATGCTGCTGCTTCATCTTTTTACCTAAAGGGTAAATATATGTACGAAGGAAAGAAATGGACAGCAAAAAAGATGATTGATTATTATGAATATTTATCGAATAGTTATCCACTTATTTCTATAGAAGATGGCCTTGAAGAGGAAGACTGGAACGGCTGGGTAGAATTAGAGAAGCGGTTGGGTAAAAAAATTCAGCTTGTGGGAGATGATATCTATGTTACTAACCCTAAAAGATTGCAGCGGGGGATAGAATTACAGGCTTCTAATTCTGTTTTGATAAAACTTAACCAAATAGGGACTATTACAGAGACGATACAGGCAATTAAGCTTGGCGAAAGTGCAGGGTTTACTTCAGTTGTTTCACATAGATCCGGAGAAACTGCCGATTCTTTTATAGCTGATTTTGCTGTTGGTATGAATGCAGGTCAGTTAAAGAGTGGTGCACCATGTAGAATTGAAAGGGTAGAAAAATATAATCAACTTTTACGCATAGAAGAGGAATTAGGAAGTGCTGCAATCTACGCAGGAAAATCTATATTTAAGAAATTTTCTAACCTAAACAAATAA
- a CDS encoding ComEA family DNA-binding protein: protein MKDLSLKQWISVVVLVGVVMLGIGMVIGKNFVETEVVPSEQVVIENSEEPIYITSYVVGAVNNPDVYELPINSIVKDAIEKAGGPTEDADLVAINLARKVKDGEEIIVPAKQVFLSDSNDSGNLNSTVGTNSSGKININTASAKELEALPGIGEVKSKAIVQYRKDYGLFRDIRDIMNVSGIGEITFENIKDLIVIP from the coding sequence ATGAAGGACTTATCTTTAAAGCAATGGATTAGTGTAGTTGTTTTGGTGGGTGTTGTTATGCTAGGGATAGGAATGGTTATTGGAAAAAACTTTGTAGAGACGGAGGTAGTGCCTTCTGAGCAAGTAGTAATTGAAAATTCGGAAGAACCTATTTATATTACCAGTTATGTAGTGGGTGCAGTTAATAATCCTGATGTATATGAGCTTCCTATAAACAGCATCGTAAAAGATGCAATAGAAAAAGCTGGTGGTCCCACAGAAGATGCAGATCTTGTCGCGATAAACCTTGCAAGAAAAGTGAAAGATGGAGAAGAAATTATTGTACCGGCTAAACAAGTATTTCTATCAGATTCAAACGATTCAGGCAATTTGAATAGCACTGTAGGCACAAACAGTAGCGGAAAGATAAATATTAACACTGCCTCAGCTAAGGAACTCGAGGCATTACCTGGAATCGGAGAAGTAAAATCTAAGGCCATTGTTCAGTACAGGAAAGATTATGGTTTGTTCAGAGATATTAGAGATATTATGAATGTTTCAGGTATTGGCGAGATAACATTTGAAAATATAAAGGACCTCATAGTCATTCCTTAA